Proteins found in one Acipenser ruthenus chromosome 18, fAciRut3.2 maternal haplotype, whole genome shotgun sequence genomic segment:
- the LOC131698603 gene encoding glucocorticoid modulatory element-binding protein 2-like isoform X3, giving the protein MASSEVSVHVEEVVVVTTPDTATDGNAVEEVKTVLVTTDLSQQSEGLTEESMEAETETTTFTESTLLEKEAVIAVKLSEEVENLEPEVIYPITCGDSRANLIWKKFVCPGINIKCVQYNEHVISPKEFVHLAGKSTLKDWKRAIRLNGIMLRKIMDSGELDFYQHAKVCSNTCRSTKIDLVGTRASFSSQQSTEFIPITPASADSNCLSNFQALLNGSPATFTVEPSDDSAEWITTIGEDTVTFWRGLKDAGLLDEVIEEFQNEVKETLKGLQDRIQQPPLQITDAALLNNIVQNFGMLDLVKKVLTSHKSQMDRYREQYTRSLVALEQQCDEHRKRAKELKSKSQHLNNVLMTLTPVSTAPTPKRPRLTRATSGPASVAAHVSAHPTQITLTSALPVTQLTNLPLGKVVSAVSNAPQQNATFTTTNSPLLGGYTVLASPGTAIPNTVEIQPDASNLTVLSTAAIQDGSTIVKVMSPFQLLTLPALGATLQNMAAAGGTLMAVPTSTIETSVTQAEESAVIEVKDAQGEKQ; this is encoded by the exons ATGGCATCTTCTGAAGTCAGTGTGCACGTAGAGGAAGTGGTCGTCGTGACAACGCCTGACACTGCAACCGATGGCAATGCCGTGGAGGAAGTAAAGACAGTGCTGGTAACAACTGATTTATCACAGCAGAG TGAAGGTTTAACCGAAGAGAGCATGGAGGCTGAGACTGAAACCACAACATTCACAGAATCCACTCTTTTAGAGAAAGAAGCAGTAATAG CAGTAAAGCTGTCAGAAGAAGTGGAGAATCTGGAGCCTGAAGTTATTTACCCCATAACCTGCGGAGACAGCAGAGCAAACCTGATCTGGAAGAAGTTTGTTTGTCCAGGGATTAACATCAAGTGTGTCCAG tATAATGAGCACGTGATCAGCCCTAAAGAATTTGTGCACTTAGCTGGGAAGTCCACGCTGAAGGATTGGAAGAGAGCAATTCGCCTGAATGGTATCATGCtaag GAAAATCATGGATTCTGGAGAGCTGGATTTCTACCAGCATGCAAAGGTGTGCTCCAATACCTGCCGCAGCACTAAAATTGACCTTGTGGGAACCAGGGCCTCTTTTAGCAGCCAGCAGTCAACTGAGTTCATTCCCATTACTCCTGCATCAGCAGATAGTAACTGCCTTTCAAACTTTCAAGCCCTCT TAAATGGTTCACCTGCTACATTTACAGTGGAACCATCAGACGACAGTGCTGAATGGATAACTACAATTGGAG AGGACACTGTAACTTTCTGGCGTGGGCTGAAGGATGCAGGGCTGTTGGATGAAGTAATCGAGGAGTTTCAGAACGAGGTGAAGGAGACCCTGAAAGGGTTACAAGACAGGATTCAACAGCCTCCCTTACAGATTACTG atgCTGCATTGTTAAATAATATTGTGCAAAACTTTGGAATGTTGGACTTGGTAAAGAAGGTGTTAACAAGTCACAAGAGTCAGATGGATCGTTACAGAGAACAGTATACTCGTAGTTTAGTAG cgTTGGAACAGCAGTGTGATGAGCACCGCAAAAGAGCCAAAGAACTGAAAAGCAAATCTCAGCACCTGAACAATGTTCTGATGACTCTGACTCCAGTCTCTACCGCTCCCACTCCCAAACGGCCCCGGCTAACACGAGCCACGTCGGGACCTGCCTCTGTGGCAGCTCATGTTTCAGCACATCCAACCCAGATTACACTGACCTCCGCTCTGCCAGTGACTCAATTAACAAACCTGCCTTTGGGGAAAGTGGTGTCTGCAGTCAGTAACGCCCCCCAACAGAACGCGACATTCACTACCACCAACTCTCCTCTTCTCGGAGGCTATACAGTGCTGGCATCACCGGGCACAGCCATTCCGAACACAGTAGAGATCCAGCCAGACGCATCAAACTTGACTGTCCTCAGCACTGCAGCCATCCAGGATGGCAGCACTATTGTGAAAGTGATGAGCCCTTTCCAGTTACTCACATTGCCAGCTTTGGGAGCGACCCTGCAAAACATGGCAGCCGCTGGAGGTACTTTAATGGCTGTGCCGACAAGCACCATTGAAACTTCAGTCACCCAGGCAGAAGAGTCTGCTGTGATTGAAGTGAAGGACGCACAAGGAGAAAAGCAATAG
- the LOC131698603 gene encoding glucocorticoid modulatory element-binding protein 2-like isoform X2 codes for MASSEVSVHVEEVVVVTTPDTATDGNAVEEVKTVLVTTDLSQQRMKTGTCFFVCEGLTEESMEAETETTTFTESTLLEKEAVIVKLSEEVENLEPEVIYPITCGDSRANLIWKKFVCPGINIKCVQYNEHVISPKEFVHLAGKSTLKDWKRAIRLNGIMLRKIMDSGELDFYQHAKVCSNTCRSTKIDLVGTRASFSSQQSTEFIPITPASADSNCLSNFQALLNGSPATFTVEPSDDSAEWITTIGEDTVTFWRGLKDAGLLDEVIEEFQNEVKETLKGLQDRIQQPPLQITDAALLNNIVQNFGMLDLVKKVLTSHKSQMDRYREQYTRSLVALEQQCDEHRKRAKELKSKSQHLNNVLMTLTPVSTAPTPKRPRLTRATSGPASVAAHVSAHPTQITLTSALPVTQLTNLPLGKVVSAVSNAPQQNATFTTTNSPLLGGYTVLASPGTAIPNTVEIQPDASNLTVLSTAAIQDGSTIVKVMSPFQLLTLPALGATLQNMAAAGGTLMAVPTSTIETSVTQAEESAVIEVKDAQGEKQ; via the exons ATGGCATCTTCTGAAGTCAGTGTGCACGTAGAGGAAGTGGTCGTCGTGACAACGCCTGACACTGCAACCGATGGCAATGCCGTGGAGGAAGTAAAGACAGTGCTGGTAACAACTGATTTATCACAGCAGAG AATGAAGACAGGAACTTGTTTCTTTGTATg TGAAGGTTTAACCGAAGAGAGCATGGAGGCTGAGACTGAAACCACAACATTCACAGAATCCACTCTTTTAGAGAAAGAAGCAGTAATAG TAAAGCTGTCAGAAGAAGTGGAGAATCTGGAGCCTGAAGTTATTTACCCCATAACCTGCGGAGACAGCAGAGCAAACCTGATCTGGAAGAAGTTTGTTTGTCCAGGGATTAACATCAAGTGTGTCCAG tATAATGAGCACGTGATCAGCCCTAAAGAATTTGTGCACTTAGCTGGGAAGTCCACGCTGAAGGATTGGAAGAGAGCAATTCGCCTGAATGGTATCATGCtaag GAAAATCATGGATTCTGGAGAGCTGGATTTCTACCAGCATGCAAAGGTGTGCTCCAATACCTGCCGCAGCACTAAAATTGACCTTGTGGGAACCAGGGCCTCTTTTAGCAGCCAGCAGTCAACTGAGTTCATTCCCATTACTCCTGCATCAGCAGATAGTAACTGCCTTTCAAACTTTCAAGCCCTCT TAAATGGTTCACCTGCTACATTTACAGTGGAACCATCAGACGACAGTGCTGAATGGATAACTACAATTGGAG AGGACACTGTAACTTTCTGGCGTGGGCTGAAGGATGCAGGGCTGTTGGATGAAGTAATCGAGGAGTTTCAGAACGAGGTGAAGGAGACCCTGAAAGGGTTACAAGACAGGATTCAACAGCCTCCCTTACAGATTACTG atgCTGCATTGTTAAATAATATTGTGCAAAACTTTGGAATGTTGGACTTGGTAAAGAAGGTGTTAACAAGTCACAAGAGTCAGATGGATCGTTACAGAGAACAGTATACTCGTAGTTTAGTAG cgTTGGAACAGCAGTGTGATGAGCACCGCAAAAGAGCCAAAGAACTGAAAAGCAAATCTCAGCACCTGAACAATGTTCTGATGACTCTGACTCCAGTCTCTACCGCTCCCACTCCCAAACGGCCCCGGCTAACACGAGCCACGTCGGGACCTGCCTCTGTGGCAGCTCATGTTTCAGCACATCCAACCCAGATTACACTGACCTCCGCTCTGCCAGTGACTCAATTAACAAACCTGCCTTTGGGGAAAGTGGTGTCTGCAGTCAGTAACGCCCCCCAACAGAACGCGACATTCACTACCACCAACTCTCCTCTTCTCGGAGGCTATACAGTGCTGGCATCACCGGGCACAGCCATTCCGAACACAGTAGAGATCCAGCCAGACGCATCAAACTTGACTGTCCTCAGCACTGCAGCCATCCAGGATGGCAGCACTATTGTGAAAGTGATGAGCCCTTTCCAGTTACTCACATTGCCAGCTTTGGGAGCGACCCTGCAAAACATGGCAGCCGCTGGAGGTACTTTAATGGCTGTGCCGACAAGCACCATTGAAACTTCAGTCACCCAGGCAGAAGAGTCTGCTGTGATTGAAGTGAAGGACGCACAAGGAGAAAAGCAATAG
- the LOC131698603 gene encoding glucocorticoid modulatory element-binding protein 2-like isoform X4, producing MASSEVSVHVEEVVVVTTPDTATDGNAVEEVKTVLVTTDLSQQSEGLTEESMEAETETTTFTESTLLEKEAVIVKLSEEVENLEPEVIYPITCGDSRANLIWKKFVCPGINIKCVQYNEHVISPKEFVHLAGKSTLKDWKRAIRLNGIMLRKIMDSGELDFYQHAKVCSNTCRSTKIDLVGTRASFSSQQSTEFIPITPASADSNCLSNFQALLNGSPATFTVEPSDDSAEWITTIGEDTVTFWRGLKDAGLLDEVIEEFQNEVKETLKGLQDRIQQPPLQITDAALLNNIVQNFGMLDLVKKVLTSHKSQMDRYREQYTRSLVALEQQCDEHRKRAKELKSKSQHLNNVLMTLTPVSTAPTPKRPRLTRATSGPASVAAHVSAHPTQITLTSALPVTQLTNLPLGKVVSAVSNAPQQNATFTTTNSPLLGGYTVLASPGTAIPNTVEIQPDASNLTVLSTAAIQDGSTIVKVMSPFQLLTLPALGATLQNMAAAGGTLMAVPTSTIETSVTQAEESAVIEVKDAQGEKQ from the exons ATGGCATCTTCTGAAGTCAGTGTGCACGTAGAGGAAGTGGTCGTCGTGACAACGCCTGACACTGCAACCGATGGCAATGCCGTGGAGGAAGTAAAGACAGTGCTGGTAACAACTGATTTATCACAGCAGAG TGAAGGTTTAACCGAAGAGAGCATGGAGGCTGAGACTGAAACCACAACATTCACAGAATCCACTCTTTTAGAGAAAGAAGCAGTAATAG TAAAGCTGTCAGAAGAAGTGGAGAATCTGGAGCCTGAAGTTATTTACCCCATAACCTGCGGAGACAGCAGAGCAAACCTGATCTGGAAGAAGTTTGTTTGTCCAGGGATTAACATCAAGTGTGTCCAG tATAATGAGCACGTGATCAGCCCTAAAGAATTTGTGCACTTAGCTGGGAAGTCCACGCTGAAGGATTGGAAGAGAGCAATTCGCCTGAATGGTATCATGCtaag GAAAATCATGGATTCTGGAGAGCTGGATTTCTACCAGCATGCAAAGGTGTGCTCCAATACCTGCCGCAGCACTAAAATTGACCTTGTGGGAACCAGGGCCTCTTTTAGCAGCCAGCAGTCAACTGAGTTCATTCCCATTACTCCTGCATCAGCAGATAGTAACTGCCTTTCAAACTTTCAAGCCCTCT TAAATGGTTCACCTGCTACATTTACAGTGGAACCATCAGACGACAGTGCTGAATGGATAACTACAATTGGAG AGGACACTGTAACTTTCTGGCGTGGGCTGAAGGATGCAGGGCTGTTGGATGAAGTAATCGAGGAGTTTCAGAACGAGGTGAAGGAGACCCTGAAAGGGTTACAAGACAGGATTCAACAGCCTCCCTTACAGATTACTG atgCTGCATTGTTAAATAATATTGTGCAAAACTTTGGAATGTTGGACTTGGTAAAGAAGGTGTTAACAAGTCACAAGAGTCAGATGGATCGTTACAGAGAACAGTATACTCGTAGTTTAGTAG cgTTGGAACAGCAGTGTGATGAGCACCGCAAAAGAGCCAAAGAACTGAAAAGCAAATCTCAGCACCTGAACAATGTTCTGATGACTCTGACTCCAGTCTCTACCGCTCCCACTCCCAAACGGCCCCGGCTAACACGAGCCACGTCGGGACCTGCCTCTGTGGCAGCTCATGTTTCAGCACATCCAACCCAGATTACACTGACCTCCGCTCTGCCAGTGACTCAATTAACAAACCTGCCTTTGGGGAAAGTGGTGTCTGCAGTCAGTAACGCCCCCCAACAGAACGCGACATTCACTACCACCAACTCTCCTCTTCTCGGAGGCTATACAGTGCTGGCATCACCGGGCACAGCCATTCCGAACACAGTAGAGATCCAGCCAGACGCATCAAACTTGACTGTCCTCAGCACTGCAGCCATCCAGGATGGCAGCACTATTGTGAAAGTGATGAGCCCTTTCCAGTTACTCACATTGCCAGCTTTGGGAGCGACCCTGCAAAACATGGCAGCCGCTGGAGGTACTTTAATGGCTGTGCCGACAAGCACCATTGAAACTTCAGTCACCCAGGCAGAAGAGTCTGCTGTGATTGAAGTGAAGGACGCACAAGGAGAAAAGCAATAG
- the LOC131698603 gene encoding glucocorticoid modulatory element-binding protein 2-like isoform X1, with product MASSEVSVHVEEVVVVTTPDTATDGNAVEEVKTVLVTTDLSQQRMKTGTCFFVCEGLTEESMEAETETTTFTESTLLEKEAVIAVKLSEEVENLEPEVIYPITCGDSRANLIWKKFVCPGINIKCVQYNEHVISPKEFVHLAGKSTLKDWKRAIRLNGIMLRKIMDSGELDFYQHAKVCSNTCRSTKIDLVGTRASFSSQQSTEFIPITPASADSNCLSNFQALLNGSPATFTVEPSDDSAEWITTIGEDTVTFWRGLKDAGLLDEVIEEFQNEVKETLKGLQDRIQQPPLQITDAALLNNIVQNFGMLDLVKKVLTSHKSQMDRYREQYTRSLVALEQQCDEHRKRAKELKSKSQHLNNVLMTLTPVSTAPTPKRPRLTRATSGPASVAAHVSAHPTQITLTSALPVTQLTNLPLGKVVSAVSNAPQQNATFTTTNSPLLGGYTVLASPGTAIPNTVEIQPDASNLTVLSTAAIQDGSTIVKVMSPFQLLTLPALGATLQNMAAAGGTLMAVPTSTIETSVTQAEESAVIEVKDAQGEKQ from the exons ATGGCATCTTCTGAAGTCAGTGTGCACGTAGAGGAAGTGGTCGTCGTGACAACGCCTGACACTGCAACCGATGGCAATGCCGTGGAGGAAGTAAAGACAGTGCTGGTAACAACTGATTTATCACAGCAGAG AATGAAGACAGGAACTTGTTTCTTTGTATg TGAAGGTTTAACCGAAGAGAGCATGGAGGCTGAGACTGAAACCACAACATTCACAGAATCCACTCTTTTAGAGAAAGAAGCAGTAATAG CAGTAAAGCTGTCAGAAGAAGTGGAGAATCTGGAGCCTGAAGTTATTTACCCCATAACCTGCGGAGACAGCAGAGCAAACCTGATCTGGAAGAAGTTTGTTTGTCCAGGGATTAACATCAAGTGTGTCCAG tATAATGAGCACGTGATCAGCCCTAAAGAATTTGTGCACTTAGCTGGGAAGTCCACGCTGAAGGATTGGAAGAGAGCAATTCGCCTGAATGGTATCATGCtaag GAAAATCATGGATTCTGGAGAGCTGGATTTCTACCAGCATGCAAAGGTGTGCTCCAATACCTGCCGCAGCACTAAAATTGACCTTGTGGGAACCAGGGCCTCTTTTAGCAGCCAGCAGTCAACTGAGTTCATTCCCATTACTCCTGCATCAGCAGATAGTAACTGCCTTTCAAACTTTCAAGCCCTCT TAAATGGTTCACCTGCTACATTTACAGTGGAACCATCAGACGACAGTGCTGAATGGATAACTACAATTGGAG AGGACACTGTAACTTTCTGGCGTGGGCTGAAGGATGCAGGGCTGTTGGATGAAGTAATCGAGGAGTTTCAGAACGAGGTGAAGGAGACCCTGAAAGGGTTACAAGACAGGATTCAACAGCCTCCCTTACAGATTACTG atgCTGCATTGTTAAATAATATTGTGCAAAACTTTGGAATGTTGGACTTGGTAAAGAAGGTGTTAACAAGTCACAAGAGTCAGATGGATCGTTACAGAGAACAGTATACTCGTAGTTTAGTAG cgTTGGAACAGCAGTGTGATGAGCACCGCAAAAGAGCCAAAGAACTGAAAAGCAAATCTCAGCACCTGAACAATGTTCTGATGACTCTGACTCCAGTCTCTACCGCTCCCACTCCCAAACGGCCCCGGCTAACACGAGCCACGTCGGGACCTGCCTCTGTGGCAGCTCATGTTTCAGCACATCCAACCCAGATTACACTGACCTCCGCTCTGCCAGTGACTCAATTAACAAACCTGCCTTTGGGGAAAGTGGTGTCTGCAGTCAGTAACGCCCCCCAACAGAACGCGACATTCACTACCACCAACTCTCCTCTTCTCGGAGGCTATACAGTGCTGGCATCACCGGGCACAGCCATTCCGAACACAGTAGAGATCCAGCCAGACGCATCAAACTTGACTGTCCTCAGCACTGCAGCCATCCAGGATGGCAGCACTATTGTGAAAGTGATGAGCCCTTTCCAGTTACTCACATTGCCAGCTTTGGGAGCGACCCTGCAAAACATGGCAGCCGCTGGAGGTACTTTAATGGCTGTGCCGACAAGCACCATTGAAACTTCAGTCACCCAGGCAGAAGAGTCTGCTGTGATTGAAGTGAAGGACGCACAAGGAGAAAAGCAATAG